One window of Scheffersomyces stipitis CBS 6054 chromosome 1, whole genome shotgun sequence genomic DNA carries:
- the ARO3.2 gene encoding 2-dehydro-3-deoxy- phosphoheptonate aldolase (putative) (2-dehydro-3-deoxy- phosphoheptonate aldolase (putative). Part of a segment (ChR1.1:75750-80000) that is not conserved in C. albicans), which produces TSAASLAPNWVYGTTLPSQNSRGSTSSVSGLCLTERGQITVPQPEVIQNMLFPANEALKDKIVEYREKLSAILSKDISDVKSDFVNPLLVVTGPTHIKEPLQAKACAQWIGSIIGKKFVNPPSQAVPESIKHLYQKNENQVPHNVLLSLRTNLTKYNHDYSSIQSKDPVSVMTFEIEQGIPVCRALLCELAEVCPIVGETSDTITPQYLSDLFCLGIVGSTFIESQLHRELASGVSYPIGFNSSNSDLPFDKEMYGHRIVSALDSMYATGQPHQFLSVTKVGTVAVVGTTGNEDTFVILQLNLQLDFDELKAIINKVYSYSKLTRQTPRVMLDLGRVSTEQYAQKLSLLQTLLQDPDTMYKVVGVMIDSGDHYIPEKYPVDLTVDVHLDQSSDYDEDEDDHRKMMELNKYFVQRRMQKTYSVKKVPATSSTAVEKDYEYVINADKLISELEKLSKRRIEAKI; this is translated from the coding sequence ACTTCTGCCGCATCCTTGGCACCTAACTGGGTCTACGGAACTACATTGCCAAGCCAGAACTCGCGTGGTTCAACATCATCAGTATCAGGATTGTGTTTGACAGAAAGAGGACAAATCACAGTGCCTCAGCCAGAAGTTATCCAGAACATGCTCTTCCCAGCTAACGAAGCGTTGAAGGACAAAATTGTAGAGTATCGGGAAAAGCTTTCAGCCATTCTTAGCAAGGATATCTCCGATGTGAAATCTGATTTTGTCAATCCTCTCTTGGTGGTGACAGGTCCTACTCATATTAAGGAACCTTTGCAAGCCAAGGCTTGTGCACAATGGATCGGATCAATAATTGGTAAAAAGTTCGTAAACCCTCCTTCTCAAGCTGTGCCCGAGTCTATAAAACACTTGTAccaaaagaatgaaaatcaGGTTCCGCATAACGTTCTTTTGTCATTGAGAACTAATCTCACTAAGTACAATCACGACTACTCTTCCATCCAATCGAAAGATCCAGTCTCAGTAATGACTTTTGAAATAGAGCAGGGTATACCTGTATGTCGTGCTTTGCTATGTGAACTTGCTGAAGTGTGTCCTATCGTAGGCGAGACCTCCGATACTATCACTCCACAGTACTTGTCTGATCTCTTCTGTCTTGGTATAGTCGGATCTACCTTCATCGAGTCGCAGTTGCATCGTGAATTGGCCTCAGGAGTATCATATCCAATTGGATTCAACTCCCTGAACTCTGACTTGCCTTTTGACAAGGAGATGTATGGCCACAGAATCGTTTCTGCCTTGGATTCAATGTATGCGACGGGCCAGCCACACCAGTTCTTATCTGTAACAAAAGTAGGAACTGTTGCAGTAGTTGGTACAACAGGTAACGAAGATACATTTGTTATCTTACAACttaatttgcaacttgATTTCGACGAATTGAAAGCTATAATAAATAAAGTTTACTCTTACTCGAAACTAACTCGTCAGACTCCAAGAGTCATGTTGGATTTGGGAAGAGTATCAACTGAGCAATACGCTCAGAAATTGTCACTCTTGCAAACCTTGCTCCAAGATCCTGATACCATGTACAAAGTCGTGGGTGTAATGATTGATAGCGGTGACCACTATATCCCAGAAAAATATCCCGTCGATTTAACGGTAGACGTCCATCTTGATCAGTCTTCGGATtacgacgaagatgaagacgaccACAGGAAGATGATGGAACTCAACAAGTACTTCgttcaaagaagaatgcaGAAGACGTACTCAGTCAAGAAAGTACCTGCAACCAGTTCTACTGCTGTAGAAAAAGATTATGAGTATGTCATTAATGCTGATAAGTTGATCAGCGAATTGGAAAAATtaagcaaaagaagaattgaagctAAAATATAA
- the TIF1 gene encoding Eukaryotic initiation factor 4A (eIF4A) (eIF-4A), with translation MSSDGIKEIDSDLIETNYDNVVYKFDDLNLKPNIVRGIFGYGYETPSAIQQRAILPITEGRDVLAQAQSGTGKTATFTISALQRIDENEKSTQALILAPTRELALQIKNVITSIGLYLNVTVHASIGGTSMQDDIEAFRSGVQVVVGTPGRVFDMIERRYFKTEKVKMFIMDEADEMLSSGFKEQIYNIFRLLPETTQVVLLSATMPQDVLEVTTKFMNNPVRILVKKDELTLEGIKQFYINVELEDYKFDCLCDLYDSISVTQAVIFCNTRSKVEFLTTKLKAENFTVSAIHADLPQAERDTIMKEFRSGSSRILIATDLLARGIDVQQVSLVINYDLPSNKENYIHRIGRGGRFGRKGVAINFVTERDVGMMREIEQFYSTQIEEMPADIGALFN, from the coding sequence ATGTCCTCCGACGGTATTAAGGAAATTGACTCCGATTTGATCGAAACCAACTACGACAATGTCGTGTACAAGTTCGAtgacttgaacttgaagccTAACATCGTGAGAGGTATCTTTGGTTACGGTTACGAAACCCCATCGGCCATTCAACAAAGAGCTATCTTGCCAATCACTGAAGGTCGTGATGTCCTTGCCCAGGCCCAATCCGGTACCGGTAAGACTGCCACTTTCACCATCTCTGCCTTGCAAAGAATTgatgaaaacgaaaagaGCACCCAAGCCTTGATCTTGGCTCCAACCAGAGAATTggctcttcaaatcaagaacGTCATTACTTCCATTGGTTTGTACTTGAACGTGACTGTCCATGCCTCCATTGGTGGTACCTCTATGCAAGACGATATCGAAGCCTTCAGATCAGGtgtccaagtcgttgttggtACTCCAGGTAGAGTTTTCGACATGATTGAAAGAAGATACTTCAAGACCGAAAAGGTCAAGATGTTCATTATGGATGAAGCCGATGAAATGTTATCGTCTGGTTTCAAGGAACAAATCTACAACATTTTCCGTTTGTTGCCAGAAACTACCCAAGTCGTCTTGTTGTCTGCCACTATGCCTCAAGATGTGTTGGAAGTCACCACCAAGTTCATGAACAACCCTGTCAGAATCTTGGTCAAGAAGGACGAATTGACCTTGGAAGGTATCAAGCAGTTCTACATCAACGTCGAATTGGAAGACTACAAGTTCGACTGTTTGTGTGACTTGTACGACTCCATCTCCGTCACCCAGGCCGTTATCTTCTGTAACACCAGATCTAAGGTCGAATTCTTGAccaccaagttgaaggctgAAAACTTCACTGTCTCTGCCATCCACGCCGACTTGCCCCAAGCCGAAAGAGACACAATCATGAAGGAATTCAGATCTGGTTCCTCCCGTATCTTGATTGCTACCGACTTGTTGGCTAGAGGTATCGATGTCCAACAGGTCTCTTTGGTCATCAACTACGACTTGCCATCTAACAAGGAAAACTACATCCACAGAATCGGTAGAGGTGGTCGTTTCGGTAGAAAGGGTGTAGCCATCAACTTTGTCACCGAAAGAGACGTTGGTATGATGAGAGAAATCGAACAATTCTACTCCACTCAAATCGAAGAAATGCCTGCTGATATCGGTGCTTTGTTTAACTAA
- the GLG1 gene encoding transferase activity, transferring hexosyl groups yields MPSAIFSLLYNPDYLPGALVLGSRIHKLLERAQDSSTVLGVLIDKSKFSPSQLHLLSRFYTDLVDVAPLQSSLKDKLHNDLQRPELDKTFTKVVLWSLLQYDKILYLDSDTLPIIPDSPAAGSVIDLLQLEFEKSAILAAPDSGFPDIFNSGVFVLKPNLNDYSALDSLVKQSATNPNLSFDGADQGLLNQYFNPQPDWVRALLETGNAHIDSTTESGSTIVRASTNWVKIPFLYNVTPSAQYQYLPAFKHFSTLPPVPVGPEDFDILTAGGEPGEDSEPVLRSTFDTLANYHTTALSYINYSTTQVKLVHFIGPAKPWKSSTTVSGIHKDWWYAWMDTFGPRSIADVVSSEYEASAPESSHEYTIPKEYRYEGPDQHLDEGPLPEPYDEHKPEQPSKPFEPSDLLDPANYQQYEDHIVPSADAMWDPTKEPPPSNVDPAPYAEFEQEMKAFTNTWDAPQEYHEPEPEPEQVHYHPEPQPEPYSEPPPKYVPEHKPEPVPSFAYTKYVEPERVFDSSSDYFPQHRLQEVERIDIEEENSFESNDVPDDGVNAHAFIEVNEKLSHLGFIEDDKGFEDIYDESSYDQPSEATFERDAQSRSLDRENVPKLFPWEFRNDQTSERVFDF; encoded by the coding sequence ATGCCCTCTGCCATCTTCTCCCTTCTCTATAATCCGGACTATCTCCCAGGCGCCCTCGTGTTGGGCTCCCGTATCCACAAGCTCTTGGAAAGGGCCCAGGACTCGTCCACTGTGCTCGGGGTGCTCATTGACAAACTGAAGTTTTCACCCTCCCAGCTTCACCTCTTGTCTCGTTTCTACACAGACTTGGTCGATGTGGCTCCCTTGCAATCGTCGCTTAAGGATAAGCTCCACAATGACTTGCAGAGACCAGAGTTGGACAAGACCTTCACCAAAGTCGTGCTCTGGTCACTTCTCCAATATGACAAGATCCTCTACCTCGATAGTGATACATTGCCCATCATTCCAGACTCGCCAGCTGCAGGTTCAGTCATTGACTTGCTCCAGTTGGAGTTTGAGAAGTCAGCCATTCTCGCAGCTCCAGACTCCGGCTTCCCcgacatcttcaactcgGGTGTTTTTGTGTTGAAGCCCAATTTGAACGACTACAGCGCGCTAGACTCACTTGTCAAACAATCAGCTACCAATCCCAACTTGTCTTTTGATGGTGCCGACCAGGGGCTCCTCAACCAGTACTTCAATCCCCAACCAGATTGGGTGCGGGCCTTACTTGAGACTGGAAATGCGCACATTGATTCCACCACCGAATCTGGCTCAACTATCGTAAGAGCTTCAACCAACTGGGTCAAGATCCCCTTCTTGTACAATGTGACTCCGTCCGCCCAGTACCAGTACTTGCCCGCTTTCAAGCATTTCCTGACCCTCCCCCCAGTTCCAGTGGGCCCAGAAGACTTTGATATCTTAACTGCAGGCGGAGAACCAGGCGAGGACTCCGAGCCAGTACTCCGGTCCACTTTTGATACTTTAGCTAACTACCATACCACAGCACTTTCCTACATTAACTACTCGACTACACAGGTCAAGTTGGTGCATTTCATCGGACCTGCTAAACCTTGGAAGCTGAGCACCACGGTGTCCGGAATCCACAAGGACTGGTGGTACGCCTGGATGGATACCTTTGGACCCAGATCCATCGCGGATGTAGTTTCCTCGGAGTACGAAGCTTCAGCTCCAGAATCTCTGCATGAATACACGATTCCAAAAGAATACAGATACGAGGGCCCAGACCAACACTTGGATGAGGGCCCCCTTCCAGAACCATATGACGAACACAAACCGGAACAGCCTTCAAAACCATTTGAACCTTCAGACTTGCTCGATCCAGCCAACTACCAACAGTACGAGGACCATATCGTCCCTTCGGCAGATGCAATGTGGGATCCTACAAAGGAGCCACCTCCATCAAATGTCGATCCTGCACCATACGCAGAGTTCGAACAGGAAATGAAAGCCTTCACAAACACCTGGGATGCTCCACAGGAATACCACGAGCCGgaaccagagccagagcaGGTTCACTACCATCCCGAACCACAACCGGAACCATATTCCGAGCCACCTCCCAAATATGTGCCAGAGCACAAACCAGAACCAGTTCCATCTTTTGCCTACACCAAGTATGTAGAACCGGAAAGAGTATTTGACTCCAGTTCTGACTACTTCCCCCAGCACCGGTTGCAGGAGGTCGAACGTATCgatatcgaagaagaaaattcGTTCGAATCGAATGACGTACCAGACGACGGAGTTAACGCCCATGCCTTCATCGAAGTAAACGAGAAATTGTCCCACCTCGGTTTCATTGAAGACGACAAGGGCTTCGAAGACATCTACGACGAATCGAGCTACGACCAGCCTTCAGAAGCAACCTTCGAGCGAGACGCCCAATCAAGAAGCCTTGATCGCGAAAATGTCCCTAAGCTCTTCCCATGGGAATTCAGAAACGACCAGACTTCTGAAAGAGTCTTTGACTTCTAG
- the MDM38 gene encoding Mitochondrial Distribution and Morphology, translating to DKPKKSLWEKVKHEAQHYWDGTKLLGYEIKVSTKLLMKMMSGYGLSRREANQLQRTIVDVMRLVPFSMFVLVPFAELLLPIALKLFPNLLPSTYESKQDRLQKRAKLSKTRVSASEYIKKTMEESGLKLSKKISEEEKEAFVSFFDIISMGSHPSREHLIKVARLFKNDQVLDNLSRPQLVAMTKYMSLRPFGTDSILRYQIRHRLLTIIKDDKAIDYEGVESLTIPELQTACSQRGIKTTDVSPGRLREDLSTWLDLRLRQKIPSSLLILSSTYTYGENAHSIESYYDALLAVLSSIPDEVYNVAKLELSDDSKLKLATLKEQEELINEENLREKDTVNQVKDNIKLDEYEDTATEGMKIEVEEKAPVESKSDSQKQT from the coding sequence GACAAACCCAAGAAAAGCCTTTGGGAAAAGGTCAAGCATGAAGCTCAACACTACTGGGACGGTACCAAGTTGCTTGGGTATGAGATCAAGGTCTCGACCAAGTTgttaatgaagatgatgtcGGGATACGGGTTGTCGAGGAGAGAGGCCAACCAGTTGCAAAGAACCATCGTTGATGTCATGAGATTGGTTCCTTTCCTGATGTTTGTTCTCGTTCCATTTGCTGAGCTCTTGCTCCCAATCGCATTAAAGCTCTTCCCTAACTTGTTGCCTTCTACCTATGAGTCCAAACAAGACCGTCTCCAGAAGAGAGCAAAGTTGTCCAAGACCAGAGTATCTGCTTCTGAGTATATCAAGAAGACTATGGAAGAATCTGGGCTTaagttgtccaagaaaatctcggaagaagaaaaggaagcaTTTGTATCTTTTTTCGACATCATCTCCATGGGTTCCCACCCTTCCAGAGAGCACTTGATTAAAGTTGCTCgtttgttcaagaacgatCAGGTGTTGGATAACTTGTCTCGTCCACAGTTAGTAGCTATGACTAAGTACATGTCATTGAGACCTTTTGGAACTGACTCTATCTTGCGTTACCAAATCAGACACAGATTATTGACTATCATCAAGGACGACAAGGCCATCGATTACGAAGGCGTTGAGTCGTTGACGATCCCAGAATTGCAAACTGCCTGTTCCCAAAGAGGTATCAAGACCACTGATGTTTCTCCTGGTAGATTGAGAGAAGACTTGTCCACCTGGTTAGATTTGAGATTGAGACAGAAGATCCCATCTTCCTTATTGATTTTGTCGTCTACCTATACTTACGGTGAAAACGCTCACAGTATCGAATCTTACTATGATGCCTTGTTGGCAGTATTGTCATCAATTCCTGACGAAGTGTATAATGTTGccaagttggagttgtcAGACgattccaagttgaagttggctactttgaaggaacaagaagagttgatcaacgaagaaaacttGAGAGAAAAGGACACTGTCAACCAGGTCAAGGACAATATCAAGTTGGATGAATACGAAGACACTGCCACTGAGGGTATGAAAATCGAGGTGGAAGAAAAAGCGCCAGTCGAGTCTAAGAGTGATTCTCAAAAGCAGACCTGA
- the DUT1 gene encoding Deoxyuridine 5'-triphosphate nucleotidohydrolase (dUTPase) (dUTP pyrophosphatase), whose translation MTSEIEQTAKKQKFDASEQSLRVLLRSENATLPTKGSALAAGYDIYASENGLVPAHGQGMIGTDITVCVPYGTYGRVAPRSGLAAKHGISTGAGVVDADYRGELKVILFNHSEKDFAVEKGDRIAQLVLEKIVNAEIKQISLEELDDTIRGEGGFGSTGKK comes from the coding sequence ATGACCTCCGAAATAGAACAGACTGCTAAGAAGCAAAAGTTCGATGCTTCCGAACAATCCTTGAGAGTTTTGCTCAGATCAGAAAACGCAACTTTGCCTACCAAGGGTTCTGCCTTGGCTGCTGGCTACGATATCtatgcttctgaaaatggATTGGTTCCAGCTCACGGACAGGGAATGATTGGTACCGATATCACAGTTTGCGTTCCATACGGTACTTATGGACGTGTTGCCCCAAGATCCGGTTTGGCTGCCAAACACGGCATCAGCACTGGTGCTGGTGTTGTCGATGCCGACTACAGAGGAGAACTCAAAGTGATTCTTTTTAACCATTCCGAAAAGGACTTTGCCGTTGAAAAGGGTGACCGTATTGCCCAGTTGGTGTTGGAAAAGATTGTCAATGCTGAAATCAAACAGATTCtgcttgaagaattggatgACACCATCAGAGGCGAAGGTGGCTTTGGCTCTACTGGTAAGAAATAG
- the TRX2 gene encoding thioredoxin, with protein sequence MSIQFVKSTKDFDDYVKANKYLVANFTASWCGPCQSIKPIIDQLYTDTNARYEHIEIVRVDLDSQQELAAKFQISSVPSFVFLESGAEVKRVTGANVPELISSLDELNKKARDDPQAGRAGNGATAEKLSESSVYKDIDQYIPKGFEALNGTIDFGGFEALNVVPLFKAESDADVKNAFRLDYKKEQSTVVSDADSQVLFYVPLLNISKVYSILLKFRPGKDIAEESDADAELELDADELNDETQPPKLIKLWVNKNSILSFDDAASDSSAPHIEKIAIDGESVWYECKLKFVRFQNVQSLNIFIDGDDEDSHTTLDKIILVGVNGETKDQGKLSKDE encoded by the coding sequence ATGTCAATTCAGTTTGTAAAGTCTACCAAAGACTTCGACGACTATGTCAAAGCCAACAAGTATCTAGTGGCCAACTTCACTGCACTGTGGTGTGGACCTTGCCAGTCGATCAAACCTATTATCGACCAGCTCTACACTGACACCAATGCCCGTTACGAGCACATTGAGATTGTCCGTGTCGATTTGGACTCTCAACAGGAGCTTGCAGCCAAATTTCAGATCTCATCAGTGCCCTCCTTTGTGTTTCTAGAAAGTGGAGCAGAGGTGAAGCGAGTCACAGGAGCAAATGTACCAGAATTGATTCTGAGTCTTGacgagttgaacaagaaggcCCGTGACGACCCACAAGCTGGCAGAGCCGGCAATGGAGCCacagctgaaaaattgtcGGAGTCCTCGGTGTATAAGGACATTGACCAGTATATACCCAAGGGATTCGAAGCATTGAACGGTACCATTGATTTCGGGGGATTCGAAGCTTTGAACGTAGTGCCTCTTTTCAAAGCCGAATCCGATGCTGACGTGAAGAACGCTTTCCGGTTGGACTACAAGAAGGAGCAGAGTACCGTGGTGTCTGATGCTGACTCTCAAGTGTTGTTCTACGTCCCATTGTTGAATATCTCTAAGGTATACTCCATCTTGCTCAAGTTCAGACCGGGCAAAGACATCGCTGAAGAATCCGATGCCGACGCAgagttggaattggatGCCGACGAGCTCAATGACGAAACCCAGCCACCTAAATTGATCAAGCTCTGggtcaacaagaactcCATCTTGTCGTTTGACGACGCTGCTTCTGACTCCAGTGCACCACATATCGAGAAAATCGCCATTGATGGAGAAAGCGTGTGGTACGAATGTaaattgaagtttgtcCGTTTCCAAAACGTCCAGAGTTTGAACATCTTTATTGACGGAGACGACGAAGACTCTCACACCACCCTCGACAAGATCATTCTTGTTGGAGTTAATGGAGAAACGAAGGACCAGGGCAAACTCTCCAAAGACGAGTAA
- the CTA9 gene encoding transactivator protein produces MLHDNLRRHYHHEVHDLHKPNCVFSSDIAEKVATAVDSYVALRSTANESTDVDLGSMLEFHINIELNTLLVRNNSLKPTELMKNNHICLAKSTNRNKLRNTATAIDTLLAISHTKPVDPRALRSDEVFIVDLTLHVLHFIASFDLDELPQSLVLDIVDDETHQLLNVCDSQLMVQIETYIKHKFILEVGNRLGQPVFVPSETSSDTIIEGLGYVSGDYSVSETTLEGTDNENDGELPDKSILYTNGEYTSSLEDLIILPSNDTVRSEEDDEMTPGSSTMFASRPNRLRTIREEKKEESFIENINNLRHNEEYINLDELQEVECDYDNHIAGNSEQLGPGIELELPRSIDSEFTSPASPAGTDRSLSRQSSIASNYSPTKKVSRMTSSPSFSLVNYEENHGLEYAFKAKSQSVPNYIREDKKFKFIKVGKVQKFVHLFEEKTGSNTPKVTPKSSKASTRASSPERQSATC; encoded by the coding sequence ATGCTCCACGATAACCTTCGCCGACACTACCACCACGAGGTACATGACCTCCACAAACCCAACTGTGTGTTTTCGTCCGATATCGCAGAGAAGGTGGCGACAGCTGTTGATTCATATGTTGCTCTAAGGAGCACAGCGAACGAGAGCACCGATGTAGATCTAGGCTCGATGCTAGAGTTCCACATCAACATCGAATTGAACACGCTCTTGGTACGAAACAACTCCCTAAAGCCAACAGAACTCATGAAAAATAACCACATCTGTTTGGCGAAGTCGACGAATCGCAACAAGCTCAGAAACACTGCTACTGCTATAGACACTCTTCTCGCAATTTCACATACAAAGCCCGTAGATCCACGGGCACTCCGTTCGGACGAAGTGTTTATCGTCGACTTGACGTTGCATGTGCTTCATTTCATAGCCAGCTTCGATTTGGACGAGTTACCGCAGTCGCTAGTGCTTGACATTGTAGATGATGAGACCCACCAGCTCTTGAATGTGTGCGATTCGCAACTAATGGTACAGATCGAAACGTATATAAAACATAAATTCATCCTAGAGGTTGGCAATCGCTTGGGTCAGCCCGTTTTTGTCCCAAGCGAGACTCTGAGCGATACAATAATCGAAGGCTTGGGGTATGTCTCGGGAGATTACTCTGTAAGCGAGACTACTCTTGAAGGAACtgataatgaaaatgaCGGCGAGTTGCCAGACAAATCCATTCTTTATACCAATGGCGAGTACACTTCTTCGTTGGAGGATTTGATCATACTTCCTTCCAATGATACAGTACGATcggaagaagacgatgaaatGACACCAGGATCGTCGACAATGTTCGCTTCTCGGCCAAACAGGCTCCGCACAATTCgggaagaaaagaaggaggAGTCCTTTATCGAAAACATTAACAATTTGCGACACAATGAAGAGTATATCAACTTAGATGAATTGCAAGAAGTAGAATGCGATTACGATAATCACATAGCAGGAAATTCTGAACAGCTTGGCCCAGGTATTGAGCTCGAACTTCCACGTTCTATCGATTCCGAGTTCACTTCGCCTGCATCGCCCGCAGGCACCGACAGGTCGCTAAGTAGACAGCTGTCTATAGCATCGAACTACTCACCTACAAAAAAAGTGTCGCGAATGACATCGTCGCCGTCATTCTCACTAGTCAACTACGAAGAGAACCACGGCTTGGAGTATGCCTTCAAAGCTAAATCACAGTCGGTGCCGAACTACATCAGGGAAGATaagaaattcaaatttATCAAGGTGGGAAAGGTGCAAAAATTCGTTCATTtatttgaagagaagaCTGGCTCAAACACTCCGAAGGTGACTCCGAAGTCCAGCAAAGCTAGTACTAGAGCTTCCAGTCCCGAAAGACAATCAGCAACCTGTTAA
- the TRS20 gene encoding Transport protein particle 20 kDa subunit (TRAPP 20 kDa subunit) yields the protein MSSYYFSIIGTRDNPLYEVEFSSFKSSSSSSSTPPGISQFTDSVKEILPFVSNSSLDLIEDAQWSTSQFNLGRIDSFYGLLVYAFITQGNIKFILCFESSTTNNGNVTQKYDENSIKQFFIEINDLYVKCLLNPFYAVNDAITSPDFDLKVKLLAKKYL from the coding sequence ATGTCGTCGTACTATTTCAGCATAATAGGGACACGCGACAACCCGTTATACGAAGTTGAGTTTTCATCGTTCAAAAGctcgtcttcgtcttcctcgACACCTCCAGGCATATCCCAGTTCACAGACTCAGTTAAAGAAATACTACCGTTTGTGTCCAACTCGTCTTTGGATCTCATAGAAGATGCTCAATGGTCTACGAGTCAATTCAATCTTGGTAGAATAGACTCGTTCTACGGCCTTCTAGTTTACGCATTTATAACACAGGGCAACATTAAGTTCATTCTCTGTTTCGAATCGTCTACTACCAATAATGGAAATGTAACCCAGAAATACGACGAAAACTCTATAAAGCAGTTCTTTATCGAGATTAATGATTTATATGTGAAGTGCTTGTTGAATCCATTCTATGCAGTGAACGACGCCATCACATCACCGGACTTTGATCTCAAAGTCAAACTTCTAGCCAAGAAGTACCTATAG
- a CDS encoding predicted protein, whose protein sequence is MIMIQSRIATRLSSIIVHHRQLTYLSDRWVKEPFELGYPNFDSTIASEKAKIHDILFGDSNRGGDESIDNLERPLSHYHSKPKDIVGQGLYALETGYKTKNHLKILWNKLDEKEKTRLTSSPNRERLYDERIRVWKGYEVVEHLKRNSDKYNWNPYPLSGLFPWEIVKDKLRNRKPVMAFEQDYYDVLIKEAFSGNKRRTAYSIFYADIKNQRRLGSRAWMTVSKLYEQLPPERREYYEEREQRRKVFIPVQKAPVGHPPFHVFFDEYIEQNSTSSRPLLGASTRWAAMTDVERQNYTPLDSKYHHTREYKERKLLLMTHIVLDYIYHVGGVEGVDGSYSWVQDMKERTVGFTYLHKMYTDDKWDM, encoded by the coding sequence ATGATCATGATACAGTCGCGTATAGCGACAAGACTACTGTCGATAATAGTGCATCATCGGCAATTGACGTATCTAAGCGACCGGTGGGTGAAAGAGCCATTTGAATTGGGCTACCCCAACTTCGATAGCACTATAGCCCTGGAAAAGGCAAAAATCCATGACATACTCTTTGGAGATAGCAATAGAGGCGGTGATGAGTCAATAGATAATCTCGAGCGTCCATTGAGCCACTATCATTCTAAACCAAAGGATATTGTGGGCCAAGGATTGTACGCATTAGAAACGGGCTACAAGACAAAAAACCATTTGAAAATTCTCTGGAACAAGTTAGATGAGAAGGAAAAAACGAGATTAACGTCCAGTCCCAACAGAGAGCGATTATATGATGAGCGAATCCGAGTGTGGAAGGGTTACGAAGTGGTGGAGCATCTCAAGCGTAACTCGGACAAGTACAACTGGAATCCGTATCCTTTGCTGGGGCTATTTCCATGGGAGATAGTCAAGGATAAGCTCAGAAACCGGAAGCCGGTGATGGCTTTTGAACAGGACTACTACGATGTGTTGATCAAAGAAGCATTTAGTGGaaataaaagaagaacggCATATCTGATATTCTATGCCGATATCAAAAATCAACGCCGTTTGGGCAGTAGAGCCTGGATGACTGTATCGAAGCTATATGAACAATTACctccagaaagaagagagtACTACGAAGAAAGGGaacagagaagaaaagttttTATTCCCGTGCAAAAGGCTCCTGTGGGACATCCGCCTTTTCAtgtcttctttgatgaGTACATTGAACAGAattcgacttcttctagACCTCTTCTCGGGGCTTCGACAAGATGGGCAGCAATGACCGACGTAGAAAGACAAAACTACACACCATTGGATTCCAAGTACCATCATACAAGAGAGTACAAGGAGAGAAAGCTCCTTCTAATGACCCATATTGTCTTGGACTACATCTATCATGTCGGAGGTgttgaaggagttgatgGTAGCTACAGTTGGGTTCAAGACATGAAGGAGAGAACAGTTGGGTTTACGTATCTCCACAAGATGTACACAGATGATAAATGGGATATGTAA
- the RPS21 gene encoding 40S ribosomal protein S21 has translation MENDKGQLVELYVPRKCSATNRIIKAKDHASVQINIANVDEEGRAIQGSNTTYALSGYVRGRGEADDSLNRLAQQDGLLKNVWSYSR, from the exons ATGGAAAACGATAAAGGTCAATTA GTCGAATTATACGTCCCAAGAAAGTGTTCTGCTACCAACAGAATCATCAAGGCCAAGGACCACGCTTCTGTCCAAATCAACATCGCTAACgtcgatgaagaaggaagagcTATCCAAGGTTCTAACACCACCTACGCTTTGAGCGGTTACGTCAGAGGTAGAGGTGAAGCTGACGACTCCTTGAACAGATTGGCTCAACAAGACGGATTATTGAAGAACGTCTGGTCTTACTCCCGTTAA